In the Bacillus sp. HSf4 genome, CAGCTTTTTGCACCGGTTAAAATCAAAAGTGTCGCTCTGAAAGAAGGGGCCAAAACGGAGGAAGAGCTGGAGAAGGCGTCAGGCCTTGTCTATATCGTCCTGTTTGTCATCTATATATCTGTCGTGATGTATGCATCAATGATCGCGACTGAAGTGGCAACCGAAAAATCGTCCCGCGTCATGGAGATTTTAATTTCCAGTGTACCGCCCGTTCAGCAAATGTTTGCCAAATTGTTCGGGATCGCCCTCTTGGGGGTTACACAGCTGGCCGTCCTGATTCTGGCAGGCTATATGTCCCTGCAGGCAAACGCAGAGAATGCAGGCGGAGCGGCAGAACAGATTAAAGGCTTTTTCGACCTATCCGGTGTTCCTGTGGCAACGCTCGTTTACGGCGTGATTTTTCTGGCGCTCGGCTATTTCCTTTATGCAACGCTTGCCGCATTTCTCGGCAGCATCGTCAGCCGGATAGAAGACGTTCAGCAGACGATTTCCCCGATGATCTTTTTGGTTGTCGCCGGATTTATGATTGCGATGTTTGGTTTAAACGCGCCTGACTCACCATTTATTACGGTCACTTCCTTCATTCCGTTTTTCGCCCCGATGATTATGTTTCTCAGGGTGGGAATGCTTGATATTCCGTTTTGGGAGGCGGCGCTTGGCATCGGCATCACCGCCGCAACCATCATCATTCTCGCGGTCATCGGTGCGCGGGTTTATAAAGGCGGCGTTCTCATGTACGGCCACGGAGGCGGGCTGAAAAATATCAAACAGGCGCTTCGCCTGTCCAAAGACGAATAGTGAGAATAGGAGAAAAGCAGCTTGAAAGAAAAGCTGCTTTTTCCGGTTGATCAATAGAACGTGCATTCGCCTGAAAGCCGTGATAGAATGAGGGCAGAAATTGTTTTATAAAAAAGGAGCAGAAGATTGACAAACATCACCTTCATTCACGCTGCCGATCTGCATCTGGACAGTCCGTTCCACGGCCTCAGCCGGCTTCCTGAAGAGGTATACCGCAGGATCAAAAACAGCACATTTCAGAGCGCGGCGAATGTGTTTCAGCTTGCCGTAGATGAGCGGGCTGATTTCATGCTGCTGGCCGGCGATCTTTTCGATGAAGCGAACCGCAGCTTAAAAGCCCAAATGTTTTTGCGCAATCAATTTTTAAAACTCCGGGAAAACGATATTAAGGCTTATGTCATTTTCGGAAACCATGATCATTTGGGCGGGGAATGGACACCTGTTGAATGGCCTGACAATGTCCACATTTTTTCTGCGGAGGACATTGAAGAAAAGCCGTTTTACAAAGACGGCCGGCTTGCGGCGAGCATATATGGATACAGTTATCCGGAGCGCTCGGTATTTGCGAACAAAGCTTCCGAAATGAAAAAAACGACGGACGCCCCCTTCCATATCGGCATGATCCACGGCACGCTTGCAGGGGAAAGCGGCCATGATCCATACTGTCCCTTTTCTCTGCAAGATCTAAAAAACGGCCAGATGGATTATTGGGCGCTCGGCCATATTCATAAACGACAGGTCATTTCATCCGGACATCCGGCGGTGATTTATCCGGGAAACACACAATCCCGCCATATGAAGGAAACCGGTGAGAAAGGCTGCTATCTCGTCAAGGCTCATGAAGGCGAACTTTCCTTTGCCTTTAAAGCGGTTTCGGATGTGCTCTGGGAAACGGTTGATCTCGATATATCGGAAACAAAACATTTAACAGACTTAATCGATCTGATCGAAGGCGTCTTTCAATCATTCAGAAATCAAGGAAAACCCGCCTGCATCAAAGCCGTGCTGACCGGAGAAGCTCCCCCTTATTTGAGGGAAGGGTCGGCGGGAATCACAGATGAGCTGCTTGACATTTTTCATGACCAGGAGCTGGAAGAAGAACATTTCATCTGGCTCGCCGCTGTCGAAGACCGGACTGACAGAGGGATGGAGGACTTGGAAAGCGATTCGTTCTTCCGGGAGCTCACACGTGAAATTAATGATTTTGAGGATATCGGCCTGATTCTCGCCGATTTGGAGAGACACCCCGTTTTCAGAAGGTATGGAGAGCGCTTTGAGAAGGAAGATGTTCACGGCATTCGCATTCAGGCGCAAAATGCTCTGCTTCATGGGCTGAAGATGATCAGGAAGTAAGGGAGGATACGGGGTGAATATTCACGCAATACATATATACGGATACGGGAAGTTTGCCAATCAGATATTTCGCCTTTCGCCTTCCGGCCTTCACTTAATCTACGGGCTGAATGAAGCCGGAAAAACGACGCTGATGTCCTTTATTGAGAGCATGCTGTTCGGCTTTCCGAAAACGAAGCGATACGTGCCGAAAACAGGCGGAATCTACGGGGGAATGCTGGAAGCCCGGCATCCCGAACTGGGTCATATCCGCATTGAACGGATTGCGGGAAAGCCTGAACGGGTCACCGTATATTTAGAAGATGGAAGCACCCGGCCGGAGGCGTTTTTGAAACAGCTGCTGTCAGGCATCGACAGGCGGCTGTATAAAGCGGTCTACTCATTTGATGTGTTCGGGCTTCAAGAGATTCATCAATTCAGCCGTGATCAAATGGACAAGTTTTTGCTTTTCTCAAGTCTGTTCGGATCAGACGCCGTATCCAAAATGGATGAAGCTTTGAGAAAAAGGCAGGAAGAGCTGTTTAAGCCGAATGGCCGGAAGCCGGAGCTCAATCAGGAGCTTGAACATTTAAAAAAGCTTTCTGAAGATCTGAAAAAGGCGAAAGCGCGCGAAGGCGACTATCAGCAAATCGTAAACGGAAAAAAAGCCGCGGAAGCGTCCATTAAGGAGAACGAACGGCTGCTGAAAGACCTGATGCACTCGATCGCGCAAATTGAACAGGCGATCGAGATTCATCCGCTGAAGGAAGAGGAGCGGCGGCTGGCCGCAGAGCTTGAGGCGGACGGGGCCGCAGAAAGCGGCTTCCCGGAGGGAGGGCTTTTTGAGCTTGAAAAGTACGAATCCCACCTTCATCCAAAGGCCGCTCAGCTGAAGGCGCTGCAAGAAAAAAAACGCGATTTGAAGCAGCAGGCGGCGGCTCTTGCGCCGCATGAAGGCTATTTGCGGCATGAAGCGAAAATCGAAGAGCTCTTATCAGAGCATCCGTTTTACCAATCATATACCGAGACAATCATGACGCTGACGGACAAGCTGAAGCAGACGAATGAAAGGGTTCAGGCCGGGATGAAGCGGCTGAAGATCGATCATGAAGCGGACATTCTCAAGGCGGACACCACATACGAGTACGAGTGGAAGCTTGAGGAGACGGTTCAGACTTTTCTCAGATTGCGCGAAGAGAAACGAACCCTTGATGAACGCTTTGAACAGGCGCGGATCAATCTTGAGGAGGCGGAACAGGCCTGTTCTGATGTTGAAGGCGAAGTGATGCCGGATGATATCCGCAAACAAAAGGAGGAAGCGCTGAGCCGTTTGACAGCAGCCGGCGGAGGGGCCTTGAAACGTGAAGAGCTGCTGCGCCAGCTGTCATTTCTGAAGCGTGAACAAAACGAGCGGATGAAAAAAAGGAAAACCGCTGCTGCCGCGGCGCTGACAGCGGCAATTGCAGCAGGCGCCGCCGCGGTGTTTTTCAAAGCTTGGCTTCCGGCCGCTTTGATCATTCCCTTATCGCTCGTGTTGATTCTTTTCGCATTGAAAAAGCCGGAGCCGTCCTCTGTTATGGCTTTCATGGAAAAGCAGCTTGAAGATGCCGAACGCGGTGCAGCGGAAAATGGCCCGGAACTGAAACGCTTAAGAGAAGCGCTGTGGAGGGACGACCAAAACAGACAGCTGCTCATGGCCAAACAGTCTGAATTGAAGCAAAAAGAGGCGGAATACGAACGGGCGATTCAAAAATTCGAAGAATGGGAAAAAGATTTTTTTCCCTATCAGGAGCAAATCGATCGCTATTTAAAAGAGCTGAACCTGGGAATTGATCCGTCCTTTTTATCCGATGCTTACGCTTTGATGAAGGAACTTTCCACGAGGATATCCGAAAAGAGGGAAATGGAAGACGAACTTCGGAGCTTGAAGGCAAAAAAAGCATCGTTTGAAGAGCGCTTAAGACGGCTCGCCACATCGCTCCTTCAATCTGAAGGCAGCGTGCAGGAGCTGATGTTCAAGCTGAAACACGAGCTTGATTCACAAAAAGAAAAGCTCCTGAAAAAACAGGAGGCAGAGCTGTCTATTCAACATACGGATGAGCAAATCAAAGAATTGTCGGAGGAAGCGGAGTACTTCAAATCACAAATCACCGCATTGTTTCAAAAGGCTGGAGCAAACGGCCGGGATAGGTTTATTGAACTGGCGAAGCGCGATGAGTTCAAAAAAGCAGTGAAACTAGAGCTCAGCCGGATCAAAGCTGAGATCAGCAAAAAAGACGAAAGGGCCGTCATGCTGGCGTCCGCTCATTCTCTTGCCGATCTTAAAGAAAAGCTTGAAGGAGCCAACGAACAAAGGAACAGGACGGAAATTCAGCTGAAAGAAGAAAGGGAAAAGGCTGCTATGCTTTTGGCAGAGCAGCGCAGGCTTGAAGAATCCGGAACGGTTTCCGAGCTCACACACCTGGTGGAAATGCAAAAAGCGCGGGTCACCGAACTCGCCAAAAACTGGGCCTCTGTCAAGCTTGTCAGGCAGGCGGTGAAAAACAGGATAGAAGACCATAAGAAGGTTCGTCTTCCGAAGCTTTTGCATACAGCAGAATCTTTATTAAAGCCGTTAACAGACGGACGATATGAAAACATTTATTTTTCCGAAACAGATGACGCCATGATGGTCATGAGGAAGGACAGAGCTGTGTTTTACGCACACGAGCTTTCCCAGGCCACATGTGAACAGCTTTATTTGGCGATCCGCTTTGCGCTCGCCCTGTCCCAGCAAAAACGCATCAATCTGCCTTTCCTGCTTGATGACAGCTTCGTCCATTTTGACCGAAAAAGGTTTAAACAGGTGCTGGACATATTAAAACGCCTGTCAGGCGAAGAGCAGCAAATATTATACTTTACATGTCATGAGCATGTGAGAGAAGCTTTCCGCGAGGGAGAGGTGACAATGCTTTCTCCAAGTCTGCACCAGATGGAAAAATAAGGTTAATGTCAATCTGTCAATAAATGGTCTGTGTTATAATGAATTTATGTAAGAAAACGGAGGGAGCTTTAAAATGGCAAAAGGTATTATGCTGCATGAAGTCGGCGAACAGGTCGATATGTATCTGCTTATCAAATCGTCGACAAAAGGGATCGCAAGCAACGGAAAACCGTTTTTAACACTGATGCTCCAGGATCAGTCGGGAGATATTGAAGCAAAGCTTTGGGACGCCAAGCAACATGATGAAACGACTTATGGACCGCAGACGATCGTCAAAGTGGTCGGAGACATTCATCATTACCGCGGGCGGAACCAGCTGAAACTGAGAAACATCAGACCTGCGGCCGAACATGAAAACGTCCGGATCGACGATTTTCTAGAGACCGCCCCGATCCCCAAAAATGAAATGATGGATACGGTCACCCAATATATTTTTGAAATGAAAAACTCGAATATTCAACGAATCACGAGACACCTCGTCAAAAAATACGGAAATGAATTTATGGACTTTCCGGCTGCGACGAAAAATCATCATGAGTTTGTATCTGGACTGGCATACCATGTTGTCTCGATGCTGAAGCTGGCGAAATCGATCGCGGACCTGTACCCGACGCTCGACCGGGATCTGCTGTATGCCGGTGTCATTTTGCATGATCTCGGGAAGGTCAAAGAGCTCTCCGGCCCGGTGTCAACCACCTATACGGTTGAAGGGAATCTGCTCGGCCATATTTCAATTATGGTGACGGAGATCTCAAAAGCCGCAGAAGAGCTGCAAATTGATACCGAGGAAGTGCTGATTCTTCAGCATTTGATTTTAAGCCACCACGGCAAACCTGAATGGGGAAGCCCGAAGCCGCCGATGGTCAAAGAGGCGGAGGTCCTTCATTATATTGACAATCTTGACGCGAAAATCAATATGATGGAAAGGGCGCTCGAACGGGTCAAGCCTGGTGAATATACGGAACGCGTCTTTGCTTTGGATAACCGCTCTTTTTACAAGCCTAGTTTTCATAAATAAACGTCATAACTTGTCTCCTTTTTGCATAATGTCTGATATACAGTTTATTGAAAAAGGGGGATGAGCCATGCTGCTGTTTCCGTGGTGGGTCTACCTTTGCATCGTCGGCATTATATTCAGCGCTTATAAGCTGATGGCGACCGCAAAGGAAGAGGAAAAGATCGATCAGTCGTTTATAGAAAAAGAAGGCCGCATTTATATCGAGCGCATGGAGAAGGAAAAAGAAAGGCGAATGAAGCGTTCTGCCGATGACAAAAACGAGGGTTCAGAGAAAAATGAACATTCCATCGCATAATAAAAAGCTGTCCTCACCCCTTAGGGATGGACAGCTTTTTTTGCGACATCAGCTGTTGCTGTTGGTGTTTGTCTGTGACTGATCGATCTGTTTTTTCAGCTCTTTGTCTTTGACTTTTAAATCAGCGTCTTTCACAAGCTTGTCTATGACAGATTGAAGCTCAGTTTGATCGTTTAGCTTTTGTTCTTCAACTTCTTTTTTCAGTTCTTTTTTCATATCATCATATTTGCCGCGCTCTTCGGTTTTCTTAATGATATGGTAGCCGTAATCCGTTTTGACCGGTTCGCTGACTTCGCCTGTTTTCAATGCGAAAGCGGCTTTGCTGAATGTTTTATCCATTTCGCCTTCTTTGGCAAACCAGCCGAGATCGCCGCCTTTTTCAGCTGTGCCGTCAGTTGAATACTCTTTTGCAAGGTCTTCAAACTTTTCGCCTTTTTTCAGCTTTTTCTCAACTTCTTCTGCGGTTTTCTTGTCTTTGACAAGAATGTGGCTTGCGCGGATTTTGCCTTTTAGGCTGTCATAATACTCTTTTACGTCATCATCGGTTACTTTTATGTTATCCTTTGCGGCTTTTTTCATGAGAAGCTCATATTTAATCTGATCTTTGACATAGTCTTCGCCTTTTTGCTTAATGAGTGAATCAAGCTGGTCTCCCATTGATTTTTTGTACTCGTTCAGCTTTTTGTCGATTTCTTTATCGGTGACATCGTATTTGTCATCGAGTACCTTTTTCTGAACAAGCATGTTGAGCGCGTCCGCTCCGGCGTTTTCTTTAAGGGTTTGGTAAAGGTCTTCTTTTGTTATGTTTCCAGCTTTTGTTTCAGCAACAACCTGAGAATCTCCTCCGCTACATGCGCTGAGAGCCAGCACGCTTGTTGCTGTTATCGCCGCAATTGCAATTTTCTTCATAAATGCAAACACTCCTAATCTTAACAGTTTAAACTTCCTTTAAATTGTATCATATCATATTCTGACATGCTGTAAAAAGAATTTCAACAGAGGGGCATCCGTCTAGTCAAATTTTCTCGGCGGTCATACACATATAGTGATCAAGAAAAGGAGGTCAATAACATGAGCGGAGGATACTCAAGCGGTTTTGCTTTATTGGTCGTGTTATTCATTTTGTTAATCATCGTTGGTGCAGCTTATCTGTGCTAAACCTGGAAAATAGGAAAAGAACCGCCAATTCCGGCGGTTCTTTTCTTTTTCCGAGAGCCTAATCGTTTCATGACATTCGTGCATACACTAATGTAACGACTGGGGCAGAGGAGGTGTCAATATGGGCGATGGTTACGCAGGAGGTTTCGCCGGCGGTTTTGCACTGTTGGTGGTACTGTTCATTTTATTAATTATTATTGGTGCTTCTTGGATATGCTAATGAAAAAGGATAGCTCCCTTACATTCTGAAGGGCAGCTATCCTTTTTCTTTACACTGTAAAGGAAATCTCAATGAATGATGAGATCAATAAAATTAAAATCAGCACGTTAATCATTCTAAATACCTTATCCTGCCGTTCTTCAGGAATCTCTCTGACAAGGCATAAAGAGTTTGTAAGCTTGTTTATGTTAAACACAGTGAAGACCGCAAACAAGATGAAATAAAAAAGAATAATAGGAGATCCCCCTCTCTGTTTCTGCTCCATATTACATTACCAAATATTTATTAAAAAAGATAGAAAATAGACTGAAAAAAAGGATTTTCCAGCGCTTATTCCGCTTATTTTTGTATTAAAATATCAAAATCGTCTGCTTCCTGATCAACAAAGCAATTCTTCGGCGCTTTGACCAGTTTCCAGGCAAACAAAAAGTCCGGCAGGCAGTAGCCGAAATGGATGCTGGAAATGATGCAGAAATAATGGGCGAAGCTCGGCATCACTGCTCCCGCGTAAAACAAAATCGGTGTAATCACGAGGAATGGGCAGAGAAGAGAAGTCAGCATCGTATTTTTCGGAATTTCTCTCCATGTTCTCATTTTCAGCCAAAAAATCTTTTTTTCTATTTTTTTCTTCGTCAACATCGGTACAATGTGAAGGATCTTATGGGCGATAATCGCAGCAATTAAAAGCCCGGCAAACAAAAGCGCATGATCGCCTCTCTGAACGGTTTGCGGATGAATAAGCTGCATAGCCAAATATTCAGGAATAAAAAATAAAATCATTAAACTGACGGCACTGAGCACGATGCGCATGCCTCCATAATCTTTGATCAGATTGATGGTTTTCCAGCAACTCATGAATAACATCCTTCCGTTTCAAAACTCATATATGAAATCCTCAGAATAATTTACTCCCTTGGATGAGAAAAATCAATCCCTTTTCGAAAAAAAGTTCGTTATTTTAGAAAGAATTTAGGGGCTTTTAAAGGAACGGAAAATTTTCCGCTGAACTTTCATCAGAAGCTAATATCGGCTAAAATAAGAGAAAGGGTGAGAGAAGTGACGAATATGAAATCATTGGAACAGCGTCTTGAGCGGCTGGAATTTTATACGAGGCTGCTTTTGAGCACACTAGATTTAAGCGAATATCCATATTATAAAATGCTGATTGAACAGGGCTTATCCGAGGAAGAAGCAAAGGAGACGGAAAAGCTGTGCGAGGAACTTACAAAGGAACTGGAAGCGCAAAAAGCGCAAGGATATGTGATGTTCGATCATCTCCTTACGCTTTTTGCCGGGCAGTTAAATGAAAAACTTGAAGTGCACGAAACGATTTTCGCCCTTCACAGACAAGGTCTTTACAAACCGCTGATGAGCGAGTTCATCAGCATCATCAAGCGATATGATCTGGCTTAATTTTTAATTGGCTCAAGCGGTTTGTCCATTTCTATCGATTCCCCGGCTTCTTTTGCTGGTTCTTTTTTCTTCATTTTGCCCTCTTCGCTGACAAATTCATTTTCAATGTTGGTAAACGATTTTTCGAAAATTTCCATGAAATCATCGCCGTAAATATGGCGGATGATGGACATCATTTCCACGATTTCAGGGAATTTTCCGTACAGCTGATGCAGGGGCTGGGCGCCTTTTAAAACAGCGTTCCGGGATGGGTCATAGGACTCAAGGATTTTAAGAAATACCTCTTCGCCTTTCGGGGTCAGCTGAATGTACGTATTGCGTTTATCGTTTAATTTTTTGGAAAATTCAAGATATCCTCTTTCCTCAAGCTTTTTGGAAAAATTAAACGCCGTGGATACATGCATGACACCAAACTTCGCAATTTCTGAAATGGAAGCTCCGTTCAGCTGGTAGGCAATCCACAAAATATGGTGTTCGTTAATGTTCAGATCATAAGGCTTAATCCACTGCTGCCAATCCTTTTCGATCGATTTCCAAAGCGCCTTGCTGAGCTGTGCCATTCGCTGGCTGAATAAAAGGGCTTCTTTCACTGAATAGGGCTCTTCCGCTCGATTCATTCACTTCACCTGCTTCTCTTTATCTTATAATTTCTATTATGCCAATAAAATAAAGATTAATAAAGATGTAAATTTACGAAATTTTTAAAA is a window encoding:
- a CDS encoding ABC transporter permease translates to MSRFWIVLFHTYISKLKTKSFIISTVITLALVMVVTNLGSIISMFDSDGGEADKIAVIDEANQLYEPFSQQVKAIDKDHELKLEKAKKTEKELEQDVRDDKLDGILILAKDQKGEVSGTYKALDIAEKSSVSTIEQALSQTKIAVGTAELNVPPEKLNQLFAPVKIKSVALKEGAKTEEELEKASGLVYIVLFVIYISVVMYASMIATEVATEKSSRVMEILISSVPPVQQMFAKLFGIALLGVTQLAVLILAGYMSLQANAENAGGAAEQIKGFFDLSGVPVATLVYGVIFLALGYFLYATLAAFLGSIVSRIEDVQQTISPMIFLVVAGFMIAMFGLNAPDSPFITVTSFIPFFAPMIMFLRVGMLDIPFWEAALGIGITAATIIILAVIGARVYKGGVLMYGHGGGLKNIKQALRLSKDE
- a CDS encoding DNA repair exonuclease; amino-acid sequence: MTNITFIHAADLHLDSPFHGLSRLPEEVYRRIKNSTFQSAANVFQLAVDERADFMLLAGDLFDEANRSLKAQMFLRNQFLKLRENDIKAYVIFGNHDHLGGEWTPVEWPDNVHIFSAEDIEEKPFYKDGRLAASIYGYSYPERSVFANKASEMKKTTDAPFHIGMIHGTLAGESGHDPYCPFSLQDLKNGQMDYWALGHIHKRQVISSGHPAVIYPGNTQSRHMKETGEKGCYLVKAHEGELSFAFKAVSDVLWETVDLDISETKHLTDLIDLIEGVFQSFRNQGKPACIKAVLTGEAPPYLREGSAGITDELLDIFHDQELEEEHFIWLAAVEDRTDRGMEDLESDSFFRELTREINDFEDIGLILADLERHPVFRRYGERFEKEDVHGIRIQAQNALLHGLKMIRK
- a CDS encoding AAA family ATPase, whose amino-acid sequence is MNIHAIHIYGYGKFANQIFRLSPSGLHLIYGLNEAGKTTLMSFIESMLFGFPKTKRYVPKTGGIYGGMLEARHPELGHIRIERIAGKPERVTVYLEDGSTRPEAFLKQLLSGIDRRLYKAVYSFDVFGLQEIHQFSRDQMDKFLLFSSLFGSDAVSKMDEALRKRQEELFKPNGRKPELNQELEHLKKLSEDLKKAKAREGDYQQIVNGKKAAEASIKENERLLKDLMHSIAQIEQAIEIHPLKEEERRLAAELEADGAAESGFPEGGLFELEKYESHLHPKAAQLKALQEKKRDLKQQAAALAPHEGYLRHEAKIEELLSEHPFYQSYTETIMTLTDKLKQTNERVQAGMKRLKIDHEADILKADTTYEYEWKLEETVQTFLRLREEKRTLDERFEQARINLEEAEQACSDVEGEVMPDDIRKQKEEALSRLTAAGGGALKREELLRQLSFLKREQNERMKKRKTAAAAALTAAIAAGAAAVFFKAWLPAALIIPLSLVLILFALKKPEPSSVMAFMEKQLEDAERGAAENGPELKRLREALWRDDQNRQLLMAKQSELKQKEAEYERAIQKFEEWEKDFFPYQEQIDRYLKELNLGIDPSFLSDAYALMKELSTRISEKREMEDELRSLKAKKASFEERLRRLATSLLQSEGSVQELMFKLKHELDSQKEKLLKKQEAELSIQHTDEQIKELSEEAEYFKSQITALFQKAGANGRDRFIELAKRDEFKKAVKLELSRIKAEISKKDERAVMLASAHSLADLKEKLEGANEQRNRTEIQLKEEREKAAMLLAEQRRLEESGTVSELTHLVEMQKARVTELAKNWASVKLVRQAVKNRIEDHKKVRLPKLLHTAESLLKPLTDGRYENIYFSETDDAMMVMRKDRAVFYAHELSQATCEQLYLAIRFALALSQQKRINLPFLLDDSFVHFDRKRFKQVLDILKRLSGEEQQILYFTCHEHVREAFREGEVTMLSPSLHQMEK
- the yhaM gene encoding 3'-5' exoribonuclease YhaM; the encoded protein is MAKGIMLHEVGEQVDMYLLIKSSTKGIASNGKPFLTLMLQDQSGDIEAKLWDAKQHDETTYGPQTIVKVVGDIHHYRGRNQLKLRNIRPAAEHENVRIDDFLETAPIPKNEMMDTVTQYIFEMKNSNIQRITRHLVKKYGNEFMDFPAATKNHHEFVSGLAYHVVSMLKLAKSIADLYPTLDRDLLYAGVILHDLGKVKELSGPVSTTYTVEGNLLGHISIMVTEISKAAEELQIDTEEVLILQHLILSHHGKPEWGSPKPPMVKEAEVLHYIDNLDAKINMMERALERVKPGEYTERVFALDNRSFYKPSFHK
- a CDS encoding sporulation YhaL family protein — protein: MLLFPWWVYLCIVGIIFSAYKLMATAKEEEKIDQSFIEKEGRIYIERMEKEKERRMKRSADDKNEGSEKNEHSIA
- a CDS encoding peptidylprolyl isomerase, translated to MKKIAIAAITATSVLALSACSGGDSQVVAETKAGNITKEDLYQTLKENAGADALNMLVQKKVLDDKYDVTDKEIDKKLNEYKKSMGDQLDSLIKQKGEDYVKDQIKYELLMKKAAKDNIKVTDDDVKEYYDSLKGKIRASHILVKDKKTAEEVEKKLKKGEKFEDLAKEYSTDGTAEKGGDLGWFAKEGEMDKTFSKAAFALKTGEVSEPVKTDYGYHIIKKTEERGKYDDMKKELKKEVEEQKLNDQTELQSVIDKLVKDADLKVKDKELKKQIDQSQTNTNSNS
- a CDS encoding YjcZ family sporulation protein, which codes for MSGGYSSGFALLVVLFILLIIVGAAYLC
- a CDS encoding YjcZ family sporulation protein, with the protein product MGDGYAGGFAGGFALLVVLFILLIIIGASWIC
- a CDS encoding DUF3267 domain-containing protein — translated: MSCWKTINLIKDYGGMRIVLSAVSLMILFFIPEYLAMQLIHPQTVQRGDHALLFAGLLIAAIIAHKILHIVPMLTKKKIEKKIFWLKMRTWREIPKNTMLTSLLCPFLVITPILFYAGAVMPSFAHYFCIISSIHFGYCLPDFLFAWKLVKAPKNCFVDQEADDFDILIQK
- a CDS encoding YhaI family protein, producing MKSLEQRLERLEFYTRLLLSTLDLSEYPYYKMLIEQGLSEEEAKETEKLCEELTKELEAQKAQGYVMFDHLLTLFAGQLNEKLEVHETIFALHRQGLYKPLMSEFISIIKRYDLA
- a CDS encoding HTH-type transcriptional regulator Hpr, which translates into the protein MNRAEEPYSVKEALLFSQRMAQLSKALWKSIEKDWQQWIKPYDLNINEHHILWIAYQLNGASISEIAKFGVMHVSTAFNFSKKLEERGYLEFSKKLNDKRNTYIQLTPKGEEVFLKILESYDPSRNAVLKGAQPLHQLYGKFPEIVEMMSIIRHIYGDDFMEIFEKSFTNIENEFVSEEGKMKKKEPAKEAGESIEMDKPLEPIKN